A window of Dehalogenimonas sp. WBC-2 genomic DNA:
GGTAAATTGGTTAGGAAATGCGAAGATAATGGAAAAAGGGCCTTATTAAAGCCCTTTTTATTGGAAATGTCTTACACCAATTAGCTCAACACATATAATATCATGAATGAAAACGTCTTTGGCACCAGACGAACCGAATCTTTAGTGGCAACTGCTACATGATGAAGAAGAACAACTGGTGCAGCCGCCACCGCCGCCAAGACTCTGGCCGCCGGAACCTTTGGCCATGAAGTTGGAGGCGATACGCTTGGACTGACCTTTACAAGTTGGGCATTCAGCCGGGTCCGTTGATTGACTCATAGGCCGCAACAGATCGAACTTCTTGCGGCAATCCATACAGCGGTATTCATAAATAGGCATGTTTCTTTTATTCTCCTATAAGTAATATTGTAATACCAAAACGCCGGGCCGTCAATATTGACTAGGGTTCGATTTAATCGCCCCAAAATACTTGACCCCGGACAATCAAAGGTCTGAATCTTGATAATCTTTCGGCAAGTTGCCAGCGCTGTGAGCATCTGGTATATTGACGCGGATTTTCTACAGTGTGACGGGCATTGAACTGGGCACAAATACTATTTAATTCCGCGGTTACCGGGAGTCTGTATCTCATCTCAGCCGTAGCGCTGACACTGGTATACGGACTGGCTCGATTTCCCAATTTTGCTCATGCCGAGATTATGGCACTCGGCGGTTTCATCGGTTATTTTGTCGCCGAACAACTTGGGGCTCCTATGCCATTAGCCTTTGTTGCCGCTTTTCTGGGCTCAGGTCTCATCGG
This region includes:
- a CDS encoding regulatory protein (putative regulatory protein, FmdB family) yields the protein MPIYEYRCMDCRKKFDLLRPMSQSTDPAECPTCKGQSKRIASNFMAKGSGGQSLGGGGGCTSCSSSSCSSCH